One segment of Streptomyces bathyalis DNA contains the following:
- a CDS encoding xanthine dehydrogenase family protein molybdopterin-binding subunit, with protein sequence MTQDHRPPGGHHLAGPDGRSGNGDDHGGRRDRPWIGASVGRREDPRLLTGRGCFTDDLEVPGTLHAQFVRSQVSHSTVTSLDLSTVRQVPGVVAAFDATDLELADITARLGRPLTEFVPTGMPVLARDRVRYAGEPLAVVVARDPYAAEDGTEAAKVTYETRPPVLTEEAALAPGAPLVHDEASANTLLDVSMFATEGIDDVFEEASCVVSVDTRTGRQNALPLETRGVLAGWDDREDQLLLRTSTQVPHQVRTTAARCLGLDERAVRVVVPDMGGGFGQKCVVGREEVAVGAAALRLGRPVKWIEDRKDALSASFLAREQHYDVRAAFDADGRILGLDAAIVCDMGAYSCYPFTAGIEPLMASAEMPGVYKVPAYRVRARAVTTNKAPTAPYRGVSRPQYVMVMERIFERAARELGLGATEIRRRNLITQFPYTGVNNVTYDPGSYLESLNLCESLLMEEGWYTAKEKAAAEGRHIGIGYSCFSERTGYGSAAFAQRKMEVVPGFDISEVRMDTSGALVVTTGTMSHGQSHETTMAQIAADELGLDIAHVRIHQGDTDRITYGWGTFASRSIAIGGSAVRLAAGKLGEKLKTIAASVLEVPAEKLELGEGLVAHPATGGSVSYRELADIAYLKSHLLPKGVEPGLTATATFDVFNDGTFSNATHGVVVELHEGTGRVEILRYVCVEDCGVAINPKVVEGQTRGGIAQGIAGALFEQVTYDEQGAPSAVSFMEYKVPTALEIPDVSIHHLETPCAFTETGAKGVGEGGTIGAPAAVINAVNDALLPTGVELNNTPITPETVADALEAPSVRALEHTS encoded by the coding sequence ATGACGCAGGATCACCGCCCTCCCGGCGGTCACCACCTCGCGGGCCCCGACGGCCGCTCCGGCAACGGCGATGACCACGGCGGCCGCAGGGACCGTCCTTGGATCGGCGCGTCCGTCGGACGCCGCGAGGACCCGCGGCTGCTCACCGGCCGCGGATGCTTCACCGACGACCTGGAGGTGCCGGGCACGCTGCACGCCCAGTTCGTGCGGAGCCAGGTCTCCCACTCCACCGTCACCTCGCTCGATCTGTCCACCGTACGGCAAGTGCCGGGCGTCGTCGCCGCGTTCGACGCGACCGATCTCGAACTGGCCGACATCACAGCGCGGTTGGGCCGTCCGCTCACCGAGTTCGTTCCGACCGGCATGCCGGTGCTGGCGCGGGACCGCGTCCGCTACGCGGGGGAGCCGCTGGCGGTCGTGGTCGCACGCGACCCGTACGCGGCCGAGGACGGCACCGAAGCGGCGAAGGTCACCTACGAGACGCGTCCGCCCGTCCTCACCGAGGAAGCGGCGCTCGCTCCCGGCGCTCCGCTCGTGCACGACGAAGCGAGCGCCAACACCCTGCTCGACGTGTCGATGTTCGCCACCGAAGGTATCGACGACGTCTTCGAGGAGGCGTCCTGCGTCGTCAGCGTCGACACCCGTACGGGACGGCAGAACGCCCTTCCCCTGGAGACCCGCGGTGTCCTCGCCGGCTGGGACGACCGCGAGGACCAGCTGCTGCTGCGCACCTCCACGCAGGTGCCGCACCAGGTGCGCACGACTGCCGCTCGCTGCCTGGGACTCGATGAACGCGCAGTCCGCGTCGTCGTGCCCGACATGGGTGGCGGCTTCGGCCAGAAGTGCGTCGTCGGACGCGAGGAAGTCGCGGTGGGCGCGGCCGCGCTGCGCCTGGGACGGCCGGTGAAGTGGATCGAGGACCGCAAGGACGCGCTCAGCGCCTCCTTCCTCGCACGTGAACAGCACTATGACGTGCGCGCCGCCTTCGACGCCGACGGGCGCATCCTCGGGCTCGACGCCGCGATCGTCTGCGACATGGGCGCCTACTCCTGCTATCCCTTCACCGCCGGCATCGAACCGCTGATGGCCTCGGCCGAGATGCCCGGCGTGTACAAGGTCCCCGCCTATCGCGTACGGGCGCGCGCCGTGACCACCAACAAGGCGCCCACGGCGCCCTACCGGGGCGTGAGCCGTCCGCAGTACGTGATGGTCATGGAGCGCATCTTCGAGCGCGCCGCACGCGAACTCGGCCTGGGCGCAACGGAGATACGCCGCCGCAACCTGATCACGCAGTTCCCCTACACCGGCGTCAACAACGTGACGTACGACCCGGGCTCCTATCTGGAGTCGCTGAACCTGTGCGAGAGCCTGCTGATGGAGGAGGGCTGGTACACGGCCAAGGAGAAGGCCGCAGCCGAGGGCCGCCACATCGGTATCGGCTACTCCTGCTTCAGCGAGCGCACCGGCTACGGCTCAGCGGCCTTCGCGCAGCGCAAGATGGAGGTCGTCCCCGGCTTCGACATCTCCGAGGTACGGATGGACACCAGCGGTGCTCTCGTCGTCACGACCGGCACGATGAGCCACGGCCAGAGCCACGAGACGACGATGGCGCAGATCGCCGCCGACGAACTCGGCCTCGACATCGCGCATGTGCGCATCCACCAGGGCGACACCGACCGCATCACCTACGGCTGGGGCACCTTCGCCAGCCGCTCCATCGCCATCGGTGGCAGCGCGGTGCGGCTGGCGGCCGGAAAGCTCGGCGAGAAGCTGAAGACGATCGCCGCATCGGTGCTCGAAGTGCCCGCCGAAAAACTGGAGTTGGGTGAAGGGCTGGTCGCCCACCCCGCGACCGGCGGCTCGGTGTCCTACCGCGAACTGGCGGACATCGCCTATCTCAAATCGCATCTGCTGCCCAAGGGCGTCGAGCCGGGGCTCACCGCGACCGCCACCTTCGACGTCTTCAACGACGGCACCTTCTCCAACGCCACCCACGGCGTCGTCGTCGAACTCCACGAGGGAACGGGACGCGTCGAGATCCTCCGCTACGTATGCGTCGAGGACTGCGGAGTGGCGATCAACCCGAAGGTCGTGGAGGGCCAGACCAGGGGAGGCATAGCGCAGGGCATCGCGGGCGCGCTCTTCGAGCAGGTCACCTACGACGAGCAGGGCGCACCGTCCGCGGTCAGCTTCATGGAGTACAAGGTCCCCACCGCTCTCGAGATCCCCGACGTGAGCATCCACCACCTCGAGACTCCCTGCGCGTTCACCGAGACCGGCGCGAAGGGCGTGGGGGAGGGCGGCACCATCGGCGCGCCCGCCGCAGTGATCAACGCCGTCAACGACGCGCTGCTCCCCACCGGCGTCGAGCTGAACAACACCCCCATCACGCCCGAGACGGTGGCCGACGCGCTCGAAGCGCCCTCGGTGCGAGCACTGGAGCACACGTCATGA
- a CDS encoding FAD binding domain-containing protein: MKPAAFTYHRARDVEGAARLLAELGDEAKIIAGGQSLVAMMNFRLARPEHLVDIGGLDGLDGVRTDPDGSLRIGALATHHAVETAPPEAVGPGFAVVREAMRWIGHLPIRTRGTVGGSLAHADSTAEWCLLAVLLDAELVARGPSGERRIPAGDFFHGYYTTALEPDEILVEVVFPKPAPHAALTEFAERQGDFAVVAAAVDLRLDADGRSVTGGRVALGGVAPQPVRVPEAEAVLARGGPVGSGLFAACAESAAAAVDSPPADANGSARHRRRLIRTLVARACEEATAR, encoded by the coding sequence ATGAAGCCCGCCGCCTTCACGTACCACCGTGCGCGCGACGTCGAGGGCGCAGCACGCCTGCTCGCCGAACTCGGGGACGAAGCGAAGATCATCGCGGGAGGTCAGAGCCTCGTGGCGATGATGAACTTCCGCCTGGCACGGCCCGAGCACCTCGTCGACATCGGCGGGCTGGACGGGCTGGACGGCGTCCGAACCGACCCCGACGGCAGTCTCCGCATCGGAGCGCTCGCCACGCACCACGCGGTGGAGACCGCACCACCCGAAGCCGTGGGGCCCGGCTTCGCCGTCGTACGGGAGGCCATGCGCTGGATCGGGCATCTGCCGATCCGCACGCGCGGAACCGTCGGCGGCAGCCTCGCGCACGCCGACTCCACCGCGGAGTGGTGCCTGCTGGCGGTGCTCCTCGACGCCGAACTGGTGGCCCGGGGCCCGTCCGGGGAGCGGCGCATCCCGGCCGGAGACTTCTTCCACGGCTACTACACGACCGCGCTGGAGCCCGACGAGATACTCGTCGAGGTCGTCTTCCCGAAGCCCGCGCCTCATGCCGCCCTCACCGAATTCGCCGAGCGGCAGGGCGACTTCGCCGTCGTGGCTGCCGCCGTCGACCTCCGTCTCGACGCGGACGGCCGCAGCGTCACCGGGGGCCGCGTCGCGCTGGGAGGGGTGGCACCGCAGCCCGTGCGGGTGCCCGAGGCGGAGGCGGTTCTCGCACGGGGAGGCCCGGTGGGCTCCGGACTCTTCGCCGCGTGCGCCGAGTCGGCGGCAGCCGCGGTCGACTCTCCCCCTGCCGACGCCAACGGCAGCGCGCGCCACCGGCGCAGGCTCATCCGCACGCTCGTGGCGCGCGCGTGCGAGGAGGCGACGGCCCGATGA
- a CDS encoding MFS transporter: protein MKTGDQIVQELPWKWGVQGRIFIIGGLGYLFDAWDIALNGFLMPLLSKDFGLTVGESGLVATANLVGMAVGAVVWGAIADRIGRRRAFSATLLIFAVFSVLGALSPDYSVFLVLRFLAGVGLGGCIPVDYALVSEFSPRKYRGRILTALDLWWPVGVTLCGLVATMMVPLPGNWRWMLATMVLPALLLFWVRRGVPESPIYLTRVGREAEARAVIDSLSARTGALPEQYEIPAPAAGDGSDRPGGVRAGVEQFRRLWKYNPRITSVSWLLFITIMLVYYAALTWMPSILKDEGYNDTASFMGPTLMSGVGILGVLVSTWLVDIVGRKWLIGVAAPVSTAALVAFAIVLKVETAAMVAIAAFGFLIQLTIPVLYAYAAELYPTTLRASGFGWASSVSRISTGFAPMLFGSLMWPLLGLPLTFAVLGAVVLLAVVWMAFGAPETKGKDLDDIDVGPADEAMTVPRPAEKTPVKG from the coding sequence GTGAAGACAGGCGATCAGATAGTCCAGGAACTCCCATGGAAATGGGGTGTCCAGGGCAGGATTTTCATCATCGGTGGCCTCGGCTACCTGTTCGACGCGTGGGACATCGCGCTCAACGGCTTCCTCATGCCGCTGCTGTCCAAGGACTTCGGCCTCACCGTCGGCGAGAGCGGTCTCGTCGCGACGGCCAACCTGGTCGGCATGGCCGTCGGAGCCGTCGTCTGGGGTGCCATCGCCGACCGCATCGGACGCCGCAGGGCGTTCAGCGCGACGCTGCTGATCTTCGCGGTGTTCTCCGTGCTCGGCGCCCTCTCGCCCGACTACTCGGTCTTCCTCGTGCTGCGCTTCCTCGCCGGCGTGGGCCTGGGCGGGTGCATTCCCGTCGACTACGCCCTGGTCAGCGAGTTCTCACCGAGGAAGTACCGCGGCCGGATCCTGACCGCGCTCGACCTGTGGTGGCCTGTCGGCGTCACGCTGTGCGGCCTGGTGGCGACCATGATGGTGCCGCTGCCGGGCAACTGGCGCTGGATGCTCGCGACCATGGTCCTGCCCGCGCTGCTGCTGTTCTGGGTGCGCCGCGGCGTGCCCGAGTCGCCGATCTACCTCACGCGGGTCGGCAGGGAGGCCGAGGCACGTGCGGTCATCGACAGCCTCTCCGCGCGCACCGGAGCCCTTCCCGAGCAGTACGAGATCCCCGCGCCCGCGGCCGGTGACGGCTCCGACCGGCCCGGCGGTGTGCGCGCCGGTGTCGAGCAGTTCCGGCGGCTGTGGAAGTACAACCCCCGCATCACCTCGGTCTCGTGGCTGCTGTTCATCACGATCATGCTTGTGTACTACGCGGCCCTGACCTGGATGCCGTCGATCCTCAAGGACGAGGGCTACAACGACACCGCGTCCTTCATGGGGCCCACGTTGATGAGCGGCGTCGGCATCCTCGGCGTCCTCGTCTCGACGTGGCTCGTCGACATCGTCGGCCGCAAGTGGCTCATCGGGGTCGCCGCACCCGTCTCGACCGCAGCGCTTGTCGCCTTCGCGATCGTGCTGAAGGTGGAGACCGCGGCGATGGTGGCGATCGCCGCCTTCGGCTTCCTGATCCAGCTGACCATCCCGGTGCTCTACGCCTACGCCGCCGAGCTGTATCCGACGACGCTGCGCGCCAGCGGCTTCGGCTGGGCCTCGTCCGTGAGCCGGATCAGTACCGGGTTCGCCCCGATGCTCTTCGGGTCGCTGATGTGGCCGCTGCTCGGACTGCCGCTGACCTTCGCGGTGCTGGGCGCGGTCGTGCTCCTCGCCGTGGTCTGGATGGCCTTCGGCGCCCCGGAGACCAAGGGCAAGGACCTCGACGACATCGACGTCGGGCCGGCGGACGAGGCGATGACTGTTCCACGGCCCGCTGAGAAGACGCCCGTAAAGGGCTGA
- a CDS encoding FAD-dependent monooxygenase, translated as MAPSQSFEVTVVGGGLGGLTAALALRQRGIRVTVLEQAPELGEVGAGIQTAPNASRVLLGLGLRRQLEAIHTEPQDQVRRRWKDGSVVALTRLGQYCKSKYNAPYWHYHRADLHRVILEACTDPEGPGPVVTLHTDKKVTGLDRTDRRRPAALTGDGCRYEADALIGADGIRSRVRDEMGADDTLHFSGEMAYRALIPGDLIAADPATRWLVDRFQSTIWYGPDRHLVHYMIRGGEYLNVVACVPCTDEVAEKWVVPSSAQELADAFPGWDDRVPAMLSKAKEDVSCFALHYRRPDPVWMDDHVALLGDACHAMLPYQAQGASQAMEDAAVLAEELGAVSADGIRGALRRYVDRRAKHAGMVQQASLRNKTFYHYPDGPEQRQRDEKLKHFDGESDVSYDWLWSGTPLNDPDLGAFSYQFSR; from the coding sequence TTGGCGCCCAGCCAGTCTTTCGAAGTCACCGTCGTCGGCGGTGGATTGGGCGGTCTGACCGCCGCGCTCGCCCTGCGTCAACGGGGCATCCGGGTCACCGTCCTGGAGCAGGCCCCCGAGCTGGGAGAGGTGGGGGCCGGGATCCAGACGGCGCCCAACGCCAGCCGCGTGCTGCTCGGACTCGGACTGCGCCGGCAGCTGGAGGCCATCCACACCGAGCCGCAGGACCAGGTGCGGCGCAGGTGGAAGGACGGCAGCGTCGTCGCCCTGACCAGGCTGGGCCAGTACTGCAAGAGCAAGTACAACGCCCCGTACTGGCACTACCACCGCGCCGATCTGCACCGGGTGATCCTGGAGGCCTGCACGGATCCGGAGGGCCCCGGCCCCGTGGTCACTCTTCACACCGACAAGAAGGTCACGGGACTGGACCGCACGGACCGGCGGCGTCCCGCGGCCCTCACCGGCGACGGCTGCCGGTACGAGGCCGACGCCCTGATCGGGGCGGACGGCATCCGCTCACGGGTGCGCGACGAGATGGGTGCCGACGACACCCTGCACTTCTCCGGCGAGATGGCGTACCGGGCCCTCATCCCGGGTGACCTGATCGCCGCGGACCCGGCCACGAGATGGCTGGTGGACCGCTTCCAGAGCACCATCTGGTACGGCCCCGACCGCCACCTCGTGCACTACATGATCCGCGGCGGCGAGTATCTGAACGTCGTCGCCTGTGTCCCCTGCACCGACGAGGTCGCCGAGAAATGGGTGGTGCCCTCCAGCGCGCAGGAGCTGGCCGACGCCTTCCCCGGCTGGGACGACAGGGTCCCGGCCATGCTCTCCAAGGCGAAGGAGGACGTGTCCTGCTTCGCGCTGCACTACCGGCGTCCCGACCCCGTATGGATGGACGATCACGTCGCGCTCCTCGGCGACGCCTGCCATGCCATGCTTCCCTACCAGGCACAAGGCGCCTCACAGGCGATGGAGGACGCCGCCGTACTCGCGGAGGAACTGGGCGCCGTCAGCGCCGACGGCATCCGGGGAGCGCTGCGCCGCTACGTGGACCGGCGGGCCAAGCACGCCGGCATGGTGCAGCAGGCCTCACTGCGGAACAAGACCTTCTACCACTACCCGGACGGCCCCGAGCAGCGGCAGCGCGACGAGAAGCTGAAGCACTTCGACGGGGAGTCCGACGTCTCCTACGACTGGCTGTGGAGCGGCACGCCGCTCAACGACCCCGACCTGGGGGCCTTCTCCTACCAATTCTCCCGGTGA
- a CDS encoding TIGR00730 family Rossman fold protein, with protein sequence MRRLAVFLASSDGRDPAYAELAADVGGELARRGIGLVYGGGRRGLMGVLADSVLKAGGEVIGVMPRSMVEREWAHEGVTELLMCDSMHERKALMAEHADAFVALPGGLGTLEEIFEVWSWRQLGFHAKPVGLLDAGGFWTPLLDALRGIADSGLLPAATLDDLAVASGLPGLLDALEERLRRAPQPAHGG encoded by the coding sequence GTGCGCCGCCTTGCAGTCTTTCTCGCCTCATCCGACGGGCGCGATCCGGCGTACGCCGAACTGGCAGCCGACGTGGGCGGGGAGCTGGCCCGTCGCGGGATCGGCCTCGTCTACGGCGGTGGTCGCAGAGGGCTGATGGGAGTGCTGGCAGACAGCGTTCTCAAGGCGGGCGGCGAGGTCATCGGTGTGATGCCGCGCAGCATGGTCGAGCGGGAGTGGGCTCACGAGGGCGTGACGGAGCTGCTCATGTGCGATTCGATGCATGAGCGCAAGGCGCTGATGGCCGAGCACGCTGACGCCTTCGTCGCCCTGCCCGGCGGGCTCGGCACCCTGGAGGAGATCTTCGAGGTGTGGTCATGGCGCCAACTGGGCTTCCACGCCAAGCCCGTGGGCCTCCTGGACGCCGGGGGTTTCTGGACGCCGCTGCTGGACGCCCTGCGCGGCATCGCCGACTCCGGTTTGCTCCCCGCGGCCACCCTGGACGACCTCGCGGTGGCGTCCGGACTGCCCGGTCTGCTGGACGCCCTGGAGGAGCGGTTGCGCCGCGCGCCGCAGCCCGCGCACGGAGGCTGA